In Mycobacterium sp. Aquia_216, a genomic segment contains:
- a CDS encoding alpha/beta hydrolase family protein — translation MGERVTFQSSTGAKLAGIVEIPQTEVRGWGVFAHGFTLGKDCPAAARICKQLAADGIGMLRFDALGLGGSDGNWGDGSFTVKVDDVVQACEFMVDRGTPADILVGHSWGGAAVIAAAMRSPGVRSVVTVAAPFDPSHVEKHYDAVVDRCLSEGSVEWLVGGRKLTLKRAFVEDVRAAHLHDKIKSLRLPLLILHSPTDNTVGIENASEIFRLARHPRSFVSLEGSDHLLTARGQAHRAGRIIGAWADAYLGADAVSQRTDGNSRIG, via the coding sequence ATGGGCGAACGTGTCACGTTCCAAAGCTCCACGGGCGCGAAACTGGCCGGGATCGTCGAGATCCCGCAGACGGAGGTGCGCGGTTGGGGGGTGTTTGCGCACGGCTTCACCCTCGGCAAGGACTGTCCGGCCGCGGCCCGCATCTGCAAGCAGCTCGCCGCCGACGGAATCGGGATGCTGCGCTTCGACGCGCTGGGTCTCGGTGGATCCGACGGGAACTGGGGTGACGGGTCGTTCACCGTCAAGGTCGACGACGTCGTCCAGGCTTGCGAGTTCATGGTCGACCGCGGGACGCCGGCCGACATCCTGGTCGGGCACTCTTGGGGTGGCGCCGCGGTGATCGCCGCGGCGATGCGGTCGCCGGGCGTGCGGTCGGTCGTCACGGTCGCGGCGCCGTTTGACCCCAGCCATGTCGAAAAGCATTACGACGCAGTGGTCGACCGCTGCTTGTCGGAGGGCAGCGTCGAGTGGCTGGTCGGGGGGCGCAAGCTGACCCTCAAGCGCGCCTTCGTCGAGGATGTCCGCGCGGCGCACCTGCACGACAAGATCAAGAGCTTGCGGCTGCCGCTGCTGATCCTGCACTCGCCCACCGACAACACGGTCGGCATCGAGAACGCGAGCGAGATCTTCCGCTTGGCCCGCCACCCCCGCAGCTTCGTCTCGCTCGAGGGCTCCGATCACCTACTCACCGCCCGCGGCCAAGCTCACCGCGCCGGCCGGATCATCGGCGCCTGGGCCGACGCATACCTGGGGGCCGACGCGGTAAGCCAGCGGACAGACGGCAATTCGCGCATCGGCTGA